CTTCCAATCGGATGTCCGAGTTCGTGTAATAAAGAAGTACTTGACCAATGATTATGTAGAACCCGAAagtcagattacgtataagccatacATAATtgttactatttaaattaagaatgaaattttaattaaatatatgaagtgtttaagtcattttaaataattttaaatcatgattatttattttaaaaaaaagtagatgtttagttttatcttttcaggataaatacgcgaggccggaccggagtttggagattagtaataagattaataataagaaaaatattcctaaatttaaattaagtcaaggaataatttaatttatagaaaaagaatgttttaggatttattaaattaattagagataaggagttaaataagttcttttgaatcaacatttaattaaagcttaaattaaaatatgtaaacaaatgtggataaattaatttaggtataatatattcaagaaattaaacatagcatttaaatacttaaataatAAACCATGCAATGTCATGCAAGAGCTTATTCTAAATTAATGTGGTAATTCATTAAAATGTATAATGAGTATTTAAAAaccttaagaatttaaaatacaagaatttAACAATATTTTACCATGCACAAATTAGTAACCTTCGGTCAAGCCAATTCAAAGGGTAgtaacttttctttttttaaagcACCTCTAATGGGGCTACATGATATATTCATTtctttaatcttttaattcactaattagGATAATCCTAACACCATAATTCACCTTAATTCTTCTTCAACACATTAGCCTAGCAAAATAATGTGTACATGCAACAAGAATAAGAACAAGAACCTCGGCCAGCTAGGGAATGAAACATTTCAAATTCTCATTCAAAGCTTTCACTTGTAACCTTCCACCTTAATGCATATTATTACACCTTTAACACCCCTAATAACACTCATATTCATTGTCTAGCAAAACCACACTCTCACCtttgaaaaatatcagaaattgACTACTGAAAACGTGAATAACAGCAAGAATAAGAGCAAGGGATCGGCAGCAAAAGGGAATCATAATGTATTTCAAAATCCATTCCTTGTAACTCCTAACTAAATGCATATTATGACCCCTTAACACCTCTTATATCATTCACTTTTATCCCTTACATCTCCTACAACCATAAGCTTCGAAACATATCAGAAATAGCAGCTTAGAAACGTGAGAACAGCAGCAGAAAATAAGAAGAGAATCCAACTCCGACTTCACCGCTTGTCTTCGTCGTATCGGTATGTTtttgtgtcaaaacaaatttcaggcatgtacatgttgtttctttgctcttcaatcaagtcctataaatatttttaaacattatatgttCAAGATTTATGAGGTAAAAACGAAATATTGACAGCAACTACACAAAATTTTCTGCACAGAATTTTTGAGATCTTCTTTGTGTCTCACGGTTTTGGCTTGTTTGTGGTTCAGGAGGTTGGCTCGTTTTCCAGGCACCCAAGGCTGCTTATAGGCATGATTTAGAGTAtgttagggtgttattggtTCGTTGATTTGAGTCCATACAATTCGAATAAAGGCATGACAGCAACTAATTTCCATTAGCTACAGAATTTGGTTCAAGATTCTGTCATGTGGGTGTTGAGGGTGAGTGTTCGAATCCTAGCAGTCATAGGGGATGTAGCCATGGTTTGAACCCTCCCTTATCATGTCTAATACGTGACCAAGGGGTCCTTTCAAGTTTTGGTTCATGGTTCCCTCCAAAATTTTAAGCAACAACACAAGaacatatttcggttttttcatTTCCTGTGTGAgtgtgtttcggttttggggtgtaGATTGGATTATGAttggctcctagcccgtagccatggttcatacaacactccatcatgtctagaccAAGCCATGGTCGATCAAATGGCCCTTGGAATGAGACAAGACAGTAAAACATTTCAATACAAAACACTGCACAACAAGGAGTGTTCTCGGCTAGCATGTTGCATTGTCCTAGGTGTTGGCTcggtttgtggttggcttttagcccttagccatggtccaagtcatgccttaggatgttggtaagggtTTCTGAGTGGTGGCTCAAGCCAATGTCCAATTATTTCAGAGATATACTTCACGCACACACAACAGCAACCGTTGTAATTTTCTGttcttgacagcaactttaGGTTGCGGTTTTCGTgatggtttgagttcttggttggcttttagcccatggacttggactggacactaccttaatgagttagaaaaattgtgtttttggccgtttgtgatttggtcgagtttagaggtcgtacgagatttgacggtgaaaggtgccaaaatgactctcgaaagaatgttttatgtttttgaattCCTTTCgcctattttcatgttttacagttattatgcatatttttcaatatatttggggtatttttaatcatggttaaatgtCGGTTTAATGATTGGTTCAgtttggtacgaagccatgattggtcctaatcgtctcgttttttgattcggttgtcaagtttaaatcaagataatattattttcatgtgTCACATAATAGAGTTAAATCGCAGCAAGCCTAGAAACGATctaactcatccggtaaaaataaggttatagttatattacgtgcataaaaatataaaatgtttatttttgatatatatgcgatatgtcttgtggccaccttacgcttatgggtttggaagtcggtaggcgcaaccgaggacctctccacccggtgacttacgaccggtttatgattatgtatgggtatgGACATCCAGttcaagggctgtgattgatctctaccgcccagtataatgtggtttagtctgatgaggagcttacgttatgttatgggccacttgcttagaaacattatctctaccagaaaattatgatatgttatggtagagctctattgagcaacgcttttacgtatgattttcagatatgcacgtagttataattattcatgatacgatttttaccgtacgctttacgatactttatttttatgttgcatgcgattttatgatatatttacttgttattcacgatatatacatgtttagtttatgcaccttttaccgttcaaactcgattttaatatgttgggttatttttaaattgttgtttgaaatacaatgttgacttccgctgttattttaaagttgaaattatttacatgtttattttgaagcaagttatttatttatgtagaaaaattttaataattccgcaaaaatatgaatacgaaatacgggcctttacagttggtatcagagccgacctctcttggtacggtgtggttcggggacgaaccaagcggaagctgatgggcatgtgaggcccggggccgaagagggcggggggtgatcgccggtgccatcagttgcacggacaatgagcggctcctggcaggcttctaggtggagggaacatgaatgaaccgatcccacaccggaatgagagggattccgagactgttcaatgtaatggactgtacagttgaagagggcttaaaagatttgattcgtactactcatatcacgaaggtgcatcttcttttcggtagctcatcacataagaactctaaagttaagcgtgcttgacttggggcaattctgggatgggtgacctcctgggaagtttcccaggatgcgtgtgagtgaggacataaacacgctggaaagactcgtcttggtacagtgaggacagtcgtcgaatctgggacgtTACAGATTACATATTTGATTCTCCATACCAACACTTTCTCAAACAATTCTATCACACAATACTTGTTCAATACGATAACTTGGATAGATTGATTTGCAACCTAAggtcaataaatatttgaaaattacatttttgtttcTGTTATGATGAATTTTCATATTACggtgaattttcatttttagttctataacttatatgtttttttttttccatttttggtTCTTTTTTTATTCGAGTTCATCATCTcttctgataaaaaaaaatgaaaatacataCAAATTAAAGGACtaacaatgaaaaaatataaaagttagggactaaaaataaaaattcaccgAAACagaaccaaaaataaaaaaatatatgcaatTTTCATAACTAAAAAGTAAATTCACAGTTAACAAGGCTAAAATAGAAAAGTGCAAATTACaatattaaaaatgtaatttaccCATAAATATAGAAGTCTACATAGTTATCATGACGGGTGGTGTGATCTGCTTGTGCAATGAAACTGAAGTAAAACATGGCCAATTTGATGATATGAATTCGTAATATACTAAAATAATATAGGTGACATCGGTATCTCAGATACAAAATTATGTTATAGCAAATGGTAAGAAGCGTAGGAAAGAACAACCGTATGGTTTACctttcaaattttcatttctACTAGAAAGAAGGGGGAAAAAAGAAAACTTTACCTGAGGCGGCCAGCAAGAACTTTGGCATATAACCTCAGAAAATTAGGAGATATAAGTCAAATCcaaataaatcatttataagCTGAAAGAAAACAGGTTATTTCTGCAATATTAGTGACCGTGTAACAGGTCATCAGGTTCTACTTCCACACCGGTTCTCCTCTTGATCGATGCACATGAATCCACATTCAATTTGCATTTGTTCTGCAATTCCATAAACCTatgaatatcaaacttttgcTTCTTGATCAGCTTCCTCTGTCTTGAGAGGAAGAGCCTTTTAAGCAGATCTTGGTAACTAGGATCTCTTGAAGTGACCAAAAAGTAAGCATAGCCTATGACAATCCCAGTCGTCGTCGTAAAAAATGCAATAGGTTCCATCACATCCCAAGAAAATTCCCAGAACGTAAGACGGAAGAATAGTCCGACCTGCACCACAGCAAGCCCCAATCCAGTCCACAAGATGCGGCGGACTTGCTTGTGAGCAAGCATATCGATTTCTTCCTTCTTCTCCTGGAGATTCTTGAGCTCATCCTTACATGGGTCATCCTCGGGTAGAAGAGCAAGGGGAACCGCTCTCCTAACGAGATCAACTACCTAAATGTAAAACGATAGAAAGAGAAGTGAGGCGTATTCTcgatcataaatttgaaatgtaaGAACATTCGAAACAAAACTACTTTAACACAATTCAACTACATCATGTTTTCATTTCTATGAATCATGGAAAGCGTTGCATTGTTTCTTGGTGTTAAATACCTAAAGAACACCCTCTTACTAACTCATAATCACCACCTTTTCACATTGTAATTACATATTTTAAGTTTATCTAGATGAAAGGCTTTCTTATCTAGCATTTTCCAAATTCAAAACGAAACAAAACAATGGTTGAACATAAGCTCCATTTTTGCACGCGTTCAAAATCTATTTCCCAAT
This sequence is a window from Primulina huaijiensis isolate GDHJ02 chromosome 13, ASM1229523v2, whole genome shotgun sequence. Protein-coding genes within it:
- the LOC140990984 gene encoding calcium uniporter protein 5, mitochondrial-like; this encodes MSNMWRNAGGNLFKQAFTSAFCCSRRGPACRFTSHFTRLMGSSFHRFCSSAVIGGGNPNSGGANENTMTFAEAKRLMRLVNVGDLKEKLGREEKEVISYEDLLNVCESLGVAKSETEAAAFARVLDEAGVVLLFRDKVYLHPDKVVDLVRRAVPLALLPEDDPCKDELKNLQEKKEEIDMLAHKQVRRILWTGLGLAVVQVGLFFRLTFWEFSWDVMEPIAFFTTTTGIVIGYAYFLVTSRDPSYQDLLKRLFLSRQRKLIKKQKFDIHRFMELQNKCKLNVDSCASIKRRTGVEVEPDDLLHGH